The Bacteriovorax sp. Seq25_V genome contains the following window.
ACGGTCTCTTGTTACTCCAGGCATATCATAAGTAATTGCCTTATGTTGTTTCTTCATCAATCTATTAAAGACCGAACTCTTTCCAACATTTGGTCTTCCAATCAGGGAAATTACCATTGCTCTAGTTTTCATTTCTTATCCTTTTATTTTTTAACTCTTAATTATTTTGATTTCCAAACACGAGCAGAATCTTGTGCTCTATTTAGTCCAATTTCTTCAAGTACGAAGTTATTCTTAAACCACTTTGGAGAAACCTTAACGTGTAGATTTAGAAAAACTTTCCCGTCAGTCATTGCTTCAATTTTCTTTCTTGCCCCTGTACCGATTTCTTTAATCATCGATCCCTTAGTCCCTACAACGATCGCTCTTTGTGATGGACGATTAACAAGAATAGAAGCAGAGATATGTGAAGTAAAAGAATTATCCTTTCCTTTGATATCTTTATACTCTTCGATAACAACCGCTAACTCATATGGTAGCTCGTCTTTTAATAATTCAAATGCCTGCTCTCTAATATATTCAGTAGCAAAGAATCTTTGATTCTTATTAGAGATTGAACCATCTTCATAGAAGTGTGGTCCAGGAATAGCAGCATCAACAAGTGCACCAGTTAAAAGGTGGACATTGTCACCAGTTTTTGAGGATAGGCTAAAGTGCTTTTCAATTGTTGGAATAAGCTCTTTCGCTTTTTCAATAACCGCATCAAGAGGTAGATTTTCAGCATTCTCTACTCTATCAGCTTTTGTAAACACAACCCAAGTTGGTCCTAGGTCACGATTAATATTTTCAACGAATTCTTTGAATTGATTTAAAACATCTTTAGTTAGGTCAATAAGAAGAAGGTTAAGGTCTGCCCCCTCTAGTCCTTCTCTCGCCTGTTGATTAATACGCTTGTTAAGCTCTTGGCTTGACTTGTGAAGACCTGGAGTATCAACGAATACGATCTCCGTTCTATCTACTTGCATAATACAGTGAAACTTATTTCTCGTTGTTTGTGGCTTACTTGTAACAATACTAAGATCCATCCCAATGAGGTAATTAATTAAAGAACTCTTTCCTACGTTTGGAGCTCCTAATACAGCGACAACAATTGACTTATTATCTGGGTGTTGATTTTCAATAAGCATACATTCTCCTCATTAATTCTTAATTTGTTCCAATAAATTATTTTCTAAACAGTATTTTGCTAATTCTTTCATTGCTCTCTTCTTTGAAATATTTGTGAGTTCATGCAGTTTCACACCACAAACAGAAACACTCACAAGAAACTCTTCTCCATTCTTTGAAGACAAGTACTCAGGAAGAACTTTGAATCTTCTCATCGTTTCTTCTTGTAGCGTTGTCTTTGGATCAAAAACAGAAGCGTTATTTGCATCAAAGAAAGTGATTTCATTTTTCTTTTCAAATTCACCTATAATGTAATCAAGGGTCTTAAAGGCCACATCATTTGATGCATCCAATGAAATCGCTCCAATCACGGCCTCAAAAACATCACTAATGACCGAGTCAGTAGGACCAAGCGCTAACTCTCCCTTTCCAAGAAGAATCATTGACTGCAACTCAAGGCCCTTACCAATCGAAGCAAGCTTTGTCTCATTCACAAGTGAGCTTTTAATTTTTGAAAGTACGCCCTCTTTTTCTTCATCAAAGATTGAATAAAGTTTTAGTGCCACATAACTTCCAAGCACCGAGTCCCCAAGGAACTCGAGCCTTTCGTAGTTACGCAATTTTTCGCGTGTATACTCATGCACGAATGAACGATGCGTGAACGCCTGAAATAAAAGATCGAGATTTTTAAATGTGTAATTGATATTTTTTTGAAGTGTAATTAATGAGTCCTGCGCCTTAAACAATTCGCGTACGCACTGCGTTCCCAATACTGATTTCTCATACAGCATTG
Protein-coding sequences here:
- the era gene encoding GTPase Era, producing the protein MLIENQHPDNKSIVVAVLGAPNVGKSSLINYLIGMDLSIVTSKPQTTRNKFHCIMQVDRTEIVFVDTPGLHKSSQELNKRINQQAREGLEGADLNLLLIDLTKDVLNQFKEFVENINRDLGPTWVVFTKADRVENAENLPLDAVIEKAKELIPTIEKHFSLSSKTGDNVHLLTGALVDAAIPGPHFYEDGSISNKNQRFFATEYIREQAFELLKDELPYELAVVIEEYKDIKGKDNSFTSHISASILVNRPSQRAIVVGTKGSMIKEIGTGARKKIEAMTDGKVFLNLHVKVSPKWFKNNFVLEEIGLNRAQDSARVWKSK
- a CDS encoding ribonuclease III family protein; its protein translation is MDNQFSAMLYEKSVLGTQCVRELFKAQDSLITLQKNINYTFKNLDLLFQAFTHRSFVHEYTREKLRNYERLEFLGDSVLGSYVALKLYSIFDEEKEGVLSKIKSSLVNETKLASIGKGLELQSMILLGKGELALGPTDSVISDVFEAVIGAISLDASNDVAFKTLDYIIGEFEKKNEITFFDANNASVFDPKTTLQEETMRRFKVLPEYLSSKNGEEFLVSVSVCGVKLHELTNISKKRAMKELAKYCLENNLLEQIKN